The region CAATCGCAAAGTATATTGATGAAATACATGATAGCCATAAGGCGCACGATAAGGGGTAATGACTTCATCTACATTTTTAAGTAAATTGTCGTATTTGTCTGCGGCTTGGCGCCTTGCTTGAATGTAGTTATCTAGGTATTTTAGTTTGACATCTAATACAGCAGCTTGAATTGAGTCTAATCGACTATTCATGCCCACCATTTCGTGATAATAACGGACTTTTGAGCCATGATTTGCAATCATGCGAAGTTTTTCAGCAATAGCGTCATCATTTGTAAACATTGCTCCGCCATCGCCGTAGCAGCCTAAATTTTTAGAGGGAAAGAAAGAAGTTGTACCAATAATGCCCATTGTGCCCGCTTTTTTTTGAGTGCCATCAGGAAAAGTATATATAGCTCCGATAGCTTGAGCAGTGTCTTCAATTACAGGGATATTGTACTGCTGCGATATCTCCAATATAGGCTGCATATCACAAACTTGCCCAAACAAATGAACAGGAATAATTGCTTTAGTTCGGGGTGTAATAGCTTTTTTTAGACTATCTATGTTTATGTTAAAAGTGTCAGGGTCAGAATCTACAAAAACAGGCTTCAAACGCAGTATGGCTATAGTTTCTGCGGCAGCAATATAAGAAAAGCTAGGCGTAATTACCTCATCACCAGGCTGCAAACCTAAAGCCATCATGGATATTTGTAAGGCATCTGTACCGTTAGCACAAGGAATAACATGCTTTACATTTAGATATTTAGCTAAATTTTGAGCAAATTGTTTTACCGCAGGTCCATTTATGAAAGCACTGCTCTCTACTACATCTAAAATAGCTTTATCTATCTCCTGCTGAATACGATGATATTGAGTACGCAGGTCAACCATTTGAATACCTATCATCAACAGCAAAAATACGATTTAATTACGTACTTGCTAATGCAGCCTTTTTGTTGATTATTTGCCGTGATATTTTTTTAGTATTTTTGAGGTATGGAAGAAAGTCTATCAGAAATTGAGGCACTCATACAAGACTATCCCTACTACACTTTGCTTTATTTTAAGCAAGCTAAACTTTTAGCCCAATCCAAAGGCGAACCTTACAAAAATGCTCTCAAAATTGCTAGCGT is a window of Bacteroidia bacterium DNA encoding:
- a CDS encoding DegT/DnrJ/EryC1/StrS family aminotransferase — encoded protein: MIGIQMVDLRTQYHRIQQEIDKAILDVVESSAFINGPAVKQFAQNLAKYLNVKHVIPCANGTDALQISMMALGLQPGDEVITPSFSYIAAAETIAILRLKPVFVDSDPDTFNINIDSLKKAITPRTKAIIPVHLFGQVCDMQPILEISQQYNIPVIEDTAQAIGAIYTFPDGTQKKAGTMGIIGTTSFFPSKNLGCYGDGGAMFTNDDAIAEKLRMIANHGSKVRYYHEMVGMNSRLDSIQAAVLDVKLKYLDNYIQARRQAADKYDNLLKNVDEVITPYRAPYGYHVFHQYTLRLKKQNNHQVQKKLAEKNIPSMIYYPVVGHKQNMFADYHHLHLPVAEQLQKEVLSLPMHTELTDEQIYYIVDNLKDAVCS